DNA sequence from the Desulfosporosinus sp. Sb-LF genome:
GGGAAGCCTTCTCAGAACTTCACCGCTTTATGCAAGAAGTTATGCTGGAAGCTCAAGATATCTCACCTCAGGATGTGCCATTAAGGGAGGATTCAAAACGCCTAGAACAAGAAGCGCTTCCGAGTCAAATGGTGCCAGAAGAGCAGGAAATGCAGGGGGAACAAAGAAGATCAGTAAACAAAGTAGACGCTAAAACTATTGAAGCATACGGCGAAAACAGTGAAAACAGTGGAGCTCATGAAACCCCCAAACTACATAAGGCACGACCTACACAAGAAATAAAACAACAAAAAACGGGGTCCTTACAATATCTTAAAGGGGTTGGCCCAGAAAGAGCCAAGCAACTTGAAAAGCTAGGGATTCACAATGAGCAAGATTTATTCACCTACTTTCCGCGTCGGTACGAAGATCGCCGCCAGAGGACCATTGAAGAGTTGAAGGATGGTGAAATGGCAACGATTAGCGGAGAAGTAGTTGCAGGACATGTTACGAATGGCAAGATGAAGGTAGTCAAGTTGAGTATTGAGCAACAGGGGCGCTTGTTTCACGCAACTTGGTTTAACCAAACATTTATTCTCAAGCAATATCCCGTGGGAACGCAAGTCGTTGTGACGGGGAAAGTTCGCTGGCAACAACGGGTGCCTGAGGTTCTTGTTTCAGACATTGAAAAGGCTAGTACAAGTAGCTCGGTGAATGCTCTTAACCAGGGTTCACAAATGATTCTTCCAGTTTATTCCGAAACAGCACGTTTATCTTCGAAAGTAATACGCGGCGTAATCCAGGGTGTTCTAGGTCGGGTTGAAGAATATTTTCAAGAGATTATCCCGCAAGAAGACTTACGGGGGTGGATGGGGCGACCTCAAGCTTATCGGGAAATTCATTTTCCAAACAATTATGAGAGTTTGGAACAAGCAAGGGATCGGCTGGTGTGGGAGGAGGTTCTCTTTTTGCAATTAGCCGTCGCTGGATTACGTCAGGGAATAGTGCGGCTCGGAAGCCCTCTACTTTTAGGAGGGGAAGAACTGCTCCAAGGCTTTTATAAGGCACTGCCTTTTCAATTGACTAAAGCTCAACAACGAGTGATTCAAGAGATAGCTCACGATCTAGCTAAACCGCAGGGAATGGCTCGATTGGTCCAAGGGGATGTGGGATCCGGTAAAACGGCGGTTGCTATGGCTGCTCTGCTACGCGCGGTAGGATCAGGGTACCAAGGGGCAATGATGGCCCCTACGGAAATTTTGGCTGTACAACATTTCCAGTCGCTTGAGAAAGTGTTCACCCCCTTGGGTATAACAATTGTTTGTTTACTGGGTAGTCAGAGCAAAGGCGTTCGGGAGAGTGCATTGGCGATGATTGCGGATGGACGAGCACAAATCATCGTGGGAACCCATGCTCTTATTCAAGAATCGGTGGTTTATAAAGCGCTAGGTTTGGCTGTGACAGACGAACAACACCGTTTTGGGGTTCGGCAGCGTTCCTTGCTTCAGAGCAAAGGCGAAAGTCCTCACGTTTTGGTTCTCACCGCGACTCCGATTCCACGGACGTTAGCGCTGACGCTCTACGGTGACTTGCAGCTCTCTGTCCTTGATGAGATGCCAGTAGGGCGAAAACCGATTATTACCCGCAAATTGACGGAACGTTCCCGACCAAAGTTGGAGAAATTTATCGACGAGCAAATCAATCTTGGAATGCAAATTTACGTTGTATGCCCTTTAGTAGAAGAATCAGAAACGCTGGATCTGATTTCAGCAACGCAACGTGCTACAGATCTTCAAGTGAGGTTTCCTGAGCGTCGTGTCGCCCTCATACACGGAAGAATGAAGGGTGCGGAAAAGGAATCCATCATGACAGCGTTTCATATAGGGAAAATTGATATTTTAGTCGCCACGACTGTTGTGGAAGTTGGAGTAAATGTCCCGAAAGCCTCGGTGATGGTGATCGAATCAGCAGAACGATTTGGCCTGGCGCAATTGCATCAACTTAGAGGACGAGTTGGTCGGGGGAGTGAACAATCTTACTGTTTCTTGTTGTCTGACAAAGACAGTCGTCGTTTAGATATTCTTTGCCAAACGGAAGATGGGTTTAAAATTGCCGAGGAAGATATGCGTCTGCGTGGAACGGGAGAACTATTAGGAACCAGGCAACACGGTCTAGCAGAATTGCACCTGACGGATCTCTCCCATGATGGACAGCTTGTCGAGAAAGCGTATCAGATGGCACAGAAAGCTTTACAGAATCCAGATAGATATGCGTTGCTTTTCCAAGAGGTGCAGAGAATGTTTCCACCGGAGAAAATCGGGGTGCATTAGGGGAGGAAGTTTCTTAGTCTTTTGGCACATGAATGAAAAAGTCTTGGAATGATTTGCCGGGTATGATTATGGTCATACAATCGAATAATAAGACCATACTAAAGGGTTAAAAATATATGCAGCAGCGAAGCAGGTCTGCTGCCTTAATCAAATAGTATCTAAGGAGGTGTAAGCTTTGACTGACCCAACTAAGACTATGGTCCAACTCACACCCGAATTAGAACAATTTAAGTATGAAGTCGCTCAAGAGATTGGGATTGCTAATCGTAAACACAAACGCTTTCCCAACACGCCACAACAATAATCTATAAAGAAACAGAAATGGGTCGAGTCGGTGCTGCACCAACTTGACCCATTTCTGTTCATCACAGGGCCCCTTGCGCTCTCTTCGACGTTTCTTAGCTCGTCCTCGTAGTATCCCAGCCGATGTTCCTACCTAACCGTAACTAATTCCGTCGTAACCAAGCCACGGCGCAGCCAAACCAAAGAATAAAATGAAATTGCAAAAGGAACCGTTTAAGCCAACACTAAAAAAATGCTTCTTCATTC
Encoded proteins:
- the recG gene encoding ATP-dependent DNA helicase RecG, whose product is MKLTQVQLVLNNFQRALLAEEKQGFINTGALGGFNAFLRGILPRLEQLFPLHDMNLLRDLAKQYPTWSPLRRREAFSELHRFMQEVMLEAQDISPQDVPLREDSKRLEQEALPSQMVPEEQEMQGEQRRSVNKVDAKTIEAYGENSENSGAHETPKLHKARPTQEIKQQKTGSLQYLKGVGPERAKQLEKLGIHNEQDLFTYFPRRYEDRRQRTIEELKDGEMATISGEVVAGHVTNGKMKVVKLSIEQQGRLFHATWFNQTFILKQYPVGTQVVVTGKVRWQQRVPEVLVSDIEKASTSSSVNALNQGSQMILPVYSETARLSSKVIRGVIQGVLGRVEEYFQEIIPQEDLRGWMGRPQAYREIHFPNNYESLEQARDRLVWEEVLFLQLAVAGLRQGIVRLGSPLLLGGEELLQGFYKALPFQLTKAQQRVIQEIAHDLAKPQGMARLVQGDVGSGKTAVAMAALLRAVGSGYQGAMMAPTEILAVQHFQSLEKVFTPLGITIVCLLGSQSKGVRESALAMIADGRAQIIVGTHALIQESVVYKALGLAVTDEQHRFGVRQRSLLQSKGESPHVLVLTATPIPRTLALTLYGDLQLSVLDEMPVGRKPIITRKLTERSRPKLEKFIDEQINLGMQIYVVCPLVEESETLDLISATQRATDLQVRFPERRVALIHGRMKGAEKESIMTAFHIGKIDILVATTVVEVGVNVPKASVMVIESAERFGLAQLHQLRGRVGRGSEQSYCFLLSDKDSRRLDILCQTEDGFKIAEEDMRLRGTGELLGTRQHGLAELHLTDLSHDGQLVEKAYQMAQKALQNPDRYALLFQEVQRMFPPEKIGVH
- a CDS encoding small, acid-soluble spore protein, alpha/beta type, whose product is MTDPTKTMVQLTPELEQFKYEVAQEIGIANRKHKRFPNTPQQ